A part of Capsicum annuum cultivar UCD-10X-F1 chromosome 6, UCD10Xv1.1, whole genome shotgun sequence genomic DNA contains:
- the LOC107872846 gene encoding uncharacterized protein LOC107872846 isoform X2 has protein sequence MQLCTSIATWISRILSCMGSCLGCCMSSPHVSADKSSKGLKGPSKRLRKTSLRDDFWSSSACEMENSTFPSQRSISSISTSNPALDPHSNSGTTSSTSEFVNHGLLLWNQTRQQWCGNKTPQKRASVREPKLSLDTSYETLLGTNKPFPQPIPLSEMVDFLVDVWEQEGLYD, from the exons ATGCAACTTTGTACATCAATTGCCACTTGGATATCTCGCATCTTGTCTTGCATGGG TAGTTGTCTTGGATGCTGTATGAGTTCTCCTCATGTTTCGGCGGATAAGTCATCTAAAGGACTGAAAGGTCCGAGCAAACGATTGAGGAAAACTAGTTTAAGAGACGACTTTTGGAGCAGTAGTGCGTGCGAGATGGAGAATAGCACATTTCCCTCCCAGAGAAGCATCTCATCAATTAGCACTTCAAATCCGGCCCTTGATCCTCACAGTAACTCTGGCACCACGAGCAGCACTTCGGAATTTGTAAATCATG GTCTACTTCTTTGGAATCAAACGAGGCAACAGTGGTGTGGAAATAAAACCCCACAGAAGCGTGCTTCAGTCCGAGAACCCAAATTAAG TTTAGATACAAGTTATGAAACGTTGCTGGGAACCAATAAGCCTTTCCCTCAACCAATCCCTCTATCG GAAATGGTGGACTTTCTTGTTGATGTTTGGGAACAGGAGGGGCTTTATGATTAA
- the LOC107872847 gene encoding DEAD-box ATP-dependent RNA helicase 15: protein MGDTKENEAYEEELLDYEEDDDKAPDSVNGKVNGESAKKGYVGIHSSGFRDFLLKPELLRAIVDSGFEHPSEVQHECIPQAILGMDVICQAKSGMGKTAVFVLSTLQQIEPVAGQVAALVLCHTRELAYQICHEFERFSTYLPDIKVAVFYGGVNIKLHKELLKNECPHIVVGTPGRVLSLARDKDLSLRNVRHFILDECDKMLESLDMRRDVQAIFKMTPHDKQVMMFSATLSKQIRPVCKKFMQDPMEIYVDDEAKLTLHGLVQHYIKLSETEKNRKLNDLLDALDFNQVVIFVKSVNRAAELNKLLVECNFPSICIHSGMTQEERLTRYKGFKEGHKRILVATDLVGRGIDIERVNIVINYDMPDSADTYLHRVGRAGRFGTKGLAITFVSSASDSEVLNQVQERFEVDIKELPEQIDTSTYMPS from the exons ATGGGAGATACAAAGGAGAACGAAGCTTACGAGGAAGAGCTACTCgattatgaagaagatgatgacaaGGCGCCTGATTCCGTTAATGGAAAAGTTAACGGCGAATCGGCTAAGAA GGGTTATGTTGGAATTCACAGTTCCGGATTCAGAGACTTTCTTTTAAAGCCAGAGCTACTGAGGGCTATTGTGGATTCAGGGTTTGAGCATCCCTCTGAAG TGCAACATGAGTGCATTCCACAAGCTATTCTGGGTATGGATGTTATTTGTCAAGCTAAATCTGGAATGGGCAAAACGGCTGTTTTTGTCCTTTCGACCCTGCAGCAGATTGAACCTGTTGCTGGTCAGGTTGCTGCCTTGGTCCTATGCCATACAAGGGAATTAGCTTATCAG ATCTGTCATGAATTTGAGAGGTTTAGCACATATTTGCCTGATATCAAGGTTGCTGTTTTCTATGGCGGTGTCAATATCAAACTTCACAAGGAGCTTCTGAAGAATGAATGCCCTCATATTGTTGTTGGAACTCCTGGGAGAGTACTCTCATTGGCTAGAGATAAGGACCTATCTCTGAGGAATGTGAGGCATTTTATTCTGGATGAATGTGACAAGATGCTTGAGTCGCTTG ACATGAGGAGAGACGTGCAGGCAATTTTCAAGATGACTCCCCACGACAAGCAAGTGATGATGTTTTCAGCAACACTCAGCAAGCAGATCCGCCCAGTCTGCAAAAAGTTTATGCAAGAT CCGAtggaaatttatgttgatgatgaagCAAAGTTGACCCTTCATGGCCTTGTACAG CATTACATCAAATTGAGTGAAACTGAGAAAAACCGAAAGTTAAATGATCTGCTGGATGCCTTGGACTTCAACCAAGTAGTTATATTTGTCAAGAGCGTGAATAGGGCAGCAGAGCTGAATAAATTACTAGTGGAGTGTAATTTTCCATCTATCTGCATCCACTCTGGCATGACTCAGGAAGAAAG ACTGACTCGCTACAAAGGTTTCAAGGAGGGTCATAAGAGGATTCTCGTGGCAACTGATTTGGTTGGTAGGGGCATTGACATTGAAAGGGTCAACATTGTTATTAACTATGACATGCCAGATTCTGCAGACACTTATCTTCACAGA GTGGGTAGAGCTGGTAGGTTTGGAACCAAAGGCCTTGCCATTACATTCGTATCATCAGCATCAGATTCTGAAGTTCTTAATCAG GTCCAGGAAAGGTTTGAAGTAGACATAAAAGAGCTTCCTGAGCAGATTGATACTTCCACATACA TGCCATCTTAG
- the LOC107872846 gene encoding uncharacterized protein LOC107872846 isoform X1 — protein MCDRCCLWIEMNEYFERKTFCSVLVYFGEYLRALIDMMMEKLKKKCRSLCNSSSCLGCCMSSPHVSADKSSKGLKGPSKRLRKTSLRDDFWSSSACEMENSTFPSQRSISSISTSNPALDPHSNSGTTSSTSEFVNHGLLLWNQTRQQWCGNKTPQKRASVREPKLSLDTSYETLLGTNKPFPQPIPLSEMVDFLVDVWEQEGLYD, from the exons ATGTGTGATAGGTGTTGTTTATGGATTGAAATGAATGAGTATTTTGAAAGGAAGACTTTTTGTTCAGTTTTGGTGTATTTTGGAGAATATCTTAGAGCCCTTATTGATATGATGATggagaagttgaagaaaaaatgCAGATCCCTTTGTAAT AGCAGTAGTTGTCTTGGATGCTGTATGAGTTCTCCTCATGTTTCGGCGGATAAGTCATCTAAAGGACTGAAAGGTCCGAGCAAACGATTGAGGAAAACTAGTTTAAGAGACGACTTTTGGAGCAGTAGTGCGTGCGAGATGGAGAATAGCACATTTCCCTCCCAGAGAAGCATCTCATCAATTAGCACTTCAAATCCGGCCCTTGATCCTCACAGTAACTCTGGCACCACGAGCAGCACTTCGGAATTTGTAAATCATG GTCTACTTCTTTGGAATCAAACGAGGCAACAGTGGTGTGGAAATAAAACCCCACAGAAGCGTGCTTCAGTCCGAGAACCCAAATTAAG TTTAGATACAAGTTATGAAACGTTGCTGGGAACCAATAAGCCTTTCCCTCAACCAATCCCTCTATCG GAAATGGTGGACTTTCTTGTTGATGTTTGGGAACAGGAGGGGCTTTATGATTAA
- the LOC107872846 gene encoding uncharacterized protein LOC107872846 isoform X3 encodes MSSPHVSADKSSKGLKGPSKRLRKTSLRDDFWSSSACEMENSTFPSQRSISSISTSNPALDPHSNSGTTSSTSEFVNHGLLLWNQTRQQWCGNKTPQKRASVREPKLSLDTSYETLLGTNKPFPQPIPLSEMVDFLVDVWEQEGLYD; translated from the exons ATGAGTTCTCCTCATGTTTCGGCGGATAAGTCATCTAAAGGACTGAAAGGTCCGAGCAAACGATTGAGGAAAACTAGTTTAAGAGACGACTTTTGGAGCAGTAGTGCGTGCGAGATGGAGAATAGCACATTTCCCTCCCAGAGAAGCATCTCATCAATTAGCACTTCAAATCCGGCCCTTGATCCTCACAGTAACTCTGGCACCACGAGCAGCACTTCGGAATTTGTAAATCATG GTCTACTTCTTTGGAATCAAACGAGGCAACAGTGGTGTGGAAATAAAACCCCACAGAAGCGTGCTTCAGTCCGAGAACCCAAATTAAG TTTAGATACAAGTTATGAAACGTTGCTGGGAACCAATAAGCCTTTCCCTCAACCAATCCCTCTATCG GAAATGGTGGACTTTCTTGTTGATGTTTGGGAACAGGAGGGGCTTTATGATTAA